A part of Rhipicephalus microplus isolate Deutch F79 chromosome 8, USDA_Rmic, whole genome shotgun sequence genomic DNA contains:
- the LOC142768277 gene encoding uncharacterized protein LOC142768277: MKSLDYDVRLQLSSQPRHIVAGSGTCKAWCRGWCKHAVALAVCVKKWESASCTDLPCAWLGPSAVPLLDAKKIKDFFTGGRTIGASVLRVQPLTGSKQGKENLTALQSHLLGHVRFPLRPLAMEKNKEYEARRELARALRAPVIEAAKGLHQD, from the exons ATGAAGAGCCTTGACTACGACGTGCGCTTACAG TTGTCTTCACAACCAAGGCACATAGTGGCAGGCAGCGGCACGTGTAAGGCTTGGTGCCGAGGTTGGTGTAAGCATGCCGTGGCCTTGGCAGTATGTGTAAAAAAGTGGGAAAGTGCATCGTGCACGGACCTACCATGTGCCTGGCTGGGGCCTTCGGCGGTCCCGCTCCTAGACGCGAAGAAGATCAAGGACTTTTTTACAG GTGGCAGGACGATCGGCGCCTCCGTATTACGAGTTCAACCGCTCACAGGATCAAAACAAGGGAAGGAGAATTTGACAGCCTTACAGAGTCACTTGCTAGGCCACGTCCGTTTTCCACTGCGGCCACTTGCTATG gaaaaaaacaaggaatacgAAGCCAGGCGAGAGCTTGCTAGGGCCTTACGGGCTCCTGTTATTGAG GCTGCCAAAGGCCTCCATCAGGACTAA